The Glycine soja cultivar W05 chromosome 3, ASM419377v2, whole genome shotgun sequence genome window below encodes:
- the LOC114404846 gene encoding uncharacterized protein LOC114404846, whose protein sequence is MSERADIDYENAESCGANESHVDCSEAFKTSQVFECREDVLRSDTNTGSRGRSTFVLIGCERSGEYKCRKKEFIRRDTGTRKCGCPFKLCCKPVAGGEGWMVKLICGVHNHKLAKSLVGHPYARRLTKAEKTLIADMTKSMVKPRNILLTLKEHNANSCTTIKQIYNARSAFRSSIRGSDLEMQHLMKLLEHSWSVVHNHLLKELANFSEDYVKLFGGTERLEELRMSLLVDGLTKVTTDKWMDITDMGHVIASRYNIIVVSLSKQQSMTFFPLRSQPLTNSSLHRIICIGHVYDNHFVEVYLKERCPLPPVSLLWSSNCHPQAKSWPNPYISRMQHYKSFMMFKRDYVDLNDD, encoded by the exons ATGTCTGAACGAGCAGATATAGATTATGAAAATGCAGAATCATGTGGTGCGAATGAatcacatgttgattgttcggaaGCGTTCAAGACTTCTCAG GTGTTTGAGTGCCGAGAGGATGTTTTGCG GTCGGACACAAACACAGGTAGTAGAGGAAGGAGTacgtttgtgttaattggctgTGAAAGGAGTGGCGAGTATAAAtgtaggaaaaaagaatttatcagaagagacactgggactaggaaatgtgggtgtcccttcaagctttGTTGCAAGCCAGTGGCTGGAGGAGAAggctggatggtgaagttgatttgtggagtgcataatcataaattggccaagtcattagttggacatccatatgcgaggcgattgactaaagctgaaaagacacttattgctgatatgacgaagtccatggtgaagccaagaaacattctgctaacgctgaaggaacacaatgccaatAGTTGTACGACTATTAAAcagatatacaatgcaagaagtgcattccgttcttccataagaggaagcgatcttgaaatgcaacatctgatgaagcttcttgaac ACTCTTGGTCGGTGGTCCACAACCatctgcttaaagaacttgccaaTTTCTCAGAAGACTATGTCAAGCTCTTTGGTGGCACGGAGAGATTAGAGGAATTAAGGATgtcactacttgttgatgggttaaccaag GTGACAAcggataagtggatggatataacggatatgggacatgtcattgcatcaaggtataacaTAATCGTTGTATCCTTGTctaaacaacaaagcatgacattctttccccttagaagtcaaccgctgacaaattcttcattgcatcgtataatttgtatcggtcatgtgtatgacaatcattttgttgag gtttatttaaaagaacgttgtcccttaccgcctgtatcattgttatggtctagcaATTGTCATCCGCAAGCGAAGTCATGGCCAAATCCATATATTAGCAGAATGCAACATTACAAGAGCTTCATGATGTTCAAGAGAGACTATGTTGACTTAAATGATGattga
- the LOC114406005 gene encoding clustered mitochondria protein-like, translated as MERKFAGFSFQGVRGCQKCLHLKEHLVLDGSGNLFKLATPVECKGIVGRDDRHYLLDLLRVTPRDANYTGPGSRFCILRLELITVYCQAQVAETLKSKEKNFQEADNLAIESQNGQNFSMLKKCFFAIGKLIQMGSIFS; from the exons ATGGAAAGAAAATTTGCTGGATTTTCATTCCAAG GTGTCAGAGGCTGCCAAAAATGCCTTCATTTGAAGGAACATTTAGTCCTTGATGGATCTGGAAATCTTTTCAAATTAGCTACACCAGTGGAATGCAAGGGCATTGTTGGTCGTGATGATCG ACATTATCTTCTTGATTTGTTGAGAGTAACTCCTCGTGATGCCAACTATACTGGACCTGGTTCCCGATTTTGTATCTTGAGACTAGAATTAATTACTGTCTATTGCCAG GCCCAAGTAGCAGAGACATTGAAATCTAAGGAGAAGAATTTTCAAGAGGCAGACAATTTGGCCATTGAATCTCAAAATGGGCAGAACTTTTCAATGCTGAAAAAGTGTTTCTTTGCCATTGGAAAGCTTATCCAAATGGGCAGTATCTTTAGTtga